In Planococcus shixiaomingii, the DNA window TGATGATATCCATCCAAATCGTGAAGGATATGAAGCGATGGCTGAAGCTTTTTTTGATACATACAAAAATCAGTAATCAGCCATCATGTTGTAATGCTATATTTTACTGCTTCTCATTAAACGCTAATCCTTTTTCAACAAGCGCCTGACGGATAAGTCCAAGCGCTTTTGGGCCTACGCCGTGAAGTTTCAGAATGTCAGCCTCACTGACGCGGGTAAACTGCTCAAGCCGTTTGTAACCGGCGGCTGCAAGTGCCCGCTCAGCCGGTTTTCCTATACCCTTTGGCAGCTCCGTTTCTAAGGCGCCATCCTTTTGGTTCATTGTAAACTCCTCCTTGTGTAAAGGGTATATAGAAATTTCGGCATCCCTTTAAAAATTCCTTCC includes these proteins:
- a CDS encoding DNA-binding protein, translated to MNQKDGALETELPKGIGKPAERALAAAGYKRLEQFTRVSEADILKLHGVGPKALGLIRQALVEKGLAFNEKQ